Genomic window (Ruminococcus flavefaciens AE3010):
GATATTCATGGATATCGGACACTTTGAGAGACATCTTCCGCAGCCTACACAGCCGAATTCGCCGTTATTGTTTGCTGGGAAATATACAAGCTTGTGCATGAATCTCTGGCGGAAACGCTCAAGCTGAGTAAGTCTCGGGTTGCCGTGTGCCATTTTTGTGAAATCGGAATACATACATGAATCCCAGCAGCGGAAACGCTTTATGCCATGACCTGTATTGAAGTCCTTTATATCGTAGCACTGACAGGTGGGACATACGAATGTACATGTACCGCAGCCGAGACAGCTTTCGGAAAGTTCTCCCCACTTGTCAGAGCTGAAGTATTCGTTGAGCTTGTCACCGCCGAAATTGTCAGTAGTAAGATTTGCAAGAGGGAGCTTTTTCAGTATCTCTCTTGTTTTGGTGCGTGCAGCTTCAAGCTTTGAAGTGTCGCCCTCTTCAAGGAGTGATGAGATACTGTCGATGAACTTCTGTCCCTTTTCGTTATGTGCCTCTATGAACAGGCTCTCGCCGTCGCTGTAGCAGGCCGCGTCACCCTCGGGAGCAGCTGCGTCTATGCCGAATGTTCCGCAGAAACAAGTCTCGGCAGGACGTGTACAAGCCATGGTGACTACTGTACCGTGATCGCGTCGGTTCTTATAAAAGCTGTCCACAGGCTCTGCAAGGAACACCTTATCAAGTATGGTGAAGCTTCTTGCGTCACAGGCACGGACGCCGAATATTACGAAGTCCTCTGATTCCTCACGTACATCTACTACCTCAATGCTCTTGCCTTCCATTTTGAAGTCAACAAGGTTCTCGGTCTGAGGGAAGAAGAAATCCTTTGCACTGCGAAGAGTATTGAGAGCGCTGCTGAGCTTCATGCCGCCTTCGTACTTCTTGTACTCGGCAACTCCGTCCTCGCGGTCTACAGGAATATAGAGAGTCTGTGAAGCTGAAATAGCTTCAAAAAGCTTATCAAGCTTGTCAAGTGATATTTTCAGCATTATTCAACTCCCCTTTCGTGTACTACAGAGGCTTCGCAGTCGTTCTGCTTGTAATCGTTAAGCGGAGCACGTGAGGTAGTATCCTCGCCTGCCTGATATTCGCCGTAAAGTGAATTGATGTCCTTTATGAACTTGCGGTTCAGCAAATGAAGCGGGATATTCTGTGGGCATACCCTTGAACACTCGCCGCAGTCTGTACATCTTCCCGCAACATGGAAAGCTCTGATTATATGGAACATATTCTCCTCAAAGCTGTCAGCGGGAGCTTTATTCTCAACGCCCGAATCAGGATTATCGAATACGCACTTCTCACAAGTGCAGGCCGGACAGACGTTTCTGCACGCATTACAGCGGATACACTTGGAAAGCTGCTCACGCCAGAAGTCATAGCGCTCCTGAGCAGCCATATTCTCCAGCTTTTCAACCATATCGAAACGGTTGGAGTCGAGAACGTCGCCCTCCTCGCCCATGAGCTCGTCATAGACAACGTGCTTCTTGCTCTTGCAGGAAGCGCACTTATCAAGGACTGCTTCATAGAACGGCATTTTCTCCTCGCCGTAAACAGTATCTATTTTCAGCGTATAGTTCTCGTTCTTCACACTGAGTATACCTGTTATGCCCTTAGCCTTTATTTTCTCGGCGTCAAGCTTTGGACCGCCCGGGATACCCACTATATAAACGTTCTCACGAACAACTCTGTGTTCCTTTGTGAGCTGATTGAAGCTGTATGTATCGCAGGGCTTTAAGAATACGAGGATTTTGCCCTCTTTTTTGCTCTCCTTTACGAGGTACTTGGATACATTTGCAGCTGTAAAATCATCATATACGAACTCTTTATCGAGCTCTTCGGCTGTTTCAAATACAGCAGGGGTAATGTCATAAGCGAATTCTCCCCTCTTCCAGCCGATAACACGGCTTACAGTACCGTCAGCCAGAAGCTGCTTTGCTTTATTTATCATTGCTTCCTGCATCTCAGGTCCTCCAATCTGCGGTTTGGTCCGAGCTTTCTTACAGCCTCGGTGAACTCGTTCATGGTAGCAGCAAACTTAGCGCCCTCTGCTGCCGATACCCACTCAACTCTTGTTCTGTCACGCTCAATTCCAAGGAAATCAAGCATACTGAACAGCAGTGTCATTCTTCTTCTTGTGAAGTAGTTGCCCGATGTATAGTGGCAGTCACCCGGGTGGCAGCCGCAGAGTATAACACCGTCAGCTCCGCGCTGGAAAGCTCTGAGTATGAACATGGGATTTACTCTGCATGAGCAGGGTACTCTGATTATCTTGACGTTTGCGGGATAATTCAGTCTGTTTGTACCTGAAAGATCGGCGCCTGCATATGAACACCAGTTACAGCAGAACGCAACGATCAGCGGCTGAAAATCTTTATTATCATTTACTTGCATATTGCGTCCACCTCCGACATGATCTGGCTGTTAGAGAATCCGCTGAGATCCATAGCTCCCGAAGGACAAGCGACTGTACAAGCGCCGCAGCCCTGACATACAGCAGGGTTAACACTTGCAACTCTGCGGACAGCGATGGTTCTGTCAGGCATTTTGAATTCCTTGTCGATATATGTTATCGCGCCGTAAGGACATACCTTTTCGCATGACGAGCAGCCATTGCACATGAGCTCGTCCGAATGAGCAACACAGGGATTGCAGGTTATGCTGTTCTTTACAAGAAGTCCGATAGCCTTTGCAGCAGCAGCACTTGCCTGTGCAACTGTTTCGGGGATATCCTTTGGTCCCTGACATGCACCTGAAAGGAATATACCTGCTGTAGCGCTCTCTACAGGGCGAAGCTTAGGGTGAGCTTCGGTGAAGAAGTCATTTGTGTCCATCTGAGTTGTGAGCATTGTAGCCAGCGGACGTGCTGTCTTGTCAGGCTCGATGGCAGCTGCAAGAACTACCATATCTGCGTCGATGTGGAGCTGTTCATTTGCCAGCAGGTCGGAAGCCTGTACGTCAATCTTACCGTCGGAACGAGGTGTTACCTTGCCCACCATGCCCTTTATGTAGTGTACGTTGTACTGCTCGACAGCACGGCGGTAGAATTCGTCGAAGTTCTTGCCGGGAGTACGAACGTCTATGTAGAATACGTATACCTCAGTATCAGGGTACTTCTCGCGGATAAGCATAGCATGCTTTGCTGTATACATACAGCATATCTTTGAGCAGTAAGGCTTGCCCTTGCTGTCGTCACATCTTGAACCTACGCACTGTACGAAAACTATCTTGTGAGGGTGGGTCTTGTCGGAAGGACGAAGCAGTGTGCCGCCGTTAGGACCTGCGGCATTCATAAGTCTTTCAAGCTCCAGTGATGTAACAACGTCAGGACACTGATTGTATGCAAATTCGTCGTACTTGTCGAGATTGATAGGATTGAAGCCCGTAGCAACAACGATAGCGCCGTACTTCTGCTCAATGAATCTGTCCTCCTGCTTGTAGTCGATAGCACCTGCGGAGCATACTGAGGAACAGATACCGCACTTGCCCTTTGAAAGCATCATACAGTGGTTCGGATCGATAGTTGCGACCTTAGGAACAGCCTGAG
Coding sequences:
- a CDS encoding 4Fe-4S dicluster domain-containing protein — encoded protein: MQEAMINKAKQLLADGTVSRVIGWKRGEFAYDITPAVFETAEELDKEFVYDDFTAANVSKYLVKESKKEGKILVFLKPCDTYSFNQLTKEHRVVRENVYIVGIPGGPKLDAEKIKAKGITGILSVKNENYTLKIDTVYGEEKMPFYEAVLDKCASCKSKKHVVYDELMGEEGDVLDSNRFDMVEKLENMAAQERYDFWREQLSKCIRCNACRNVCPACTCEKCVFDNPDSGVENKAPADSFEENMFHIIRAFHVAGRCTDCGECSRVCPQNIPLHLLNRKFIKDINSLYGEYQAGEDTTSRAPLNDYKQNDCEASVVHERGVE
- a CDS encoding 4Fe-4S dicluster domain-containing protein, which translates into the protein MLKISLDKLDKLFEAISASQTLYIPVDREDGVAEYKKYEGGMKLSSALNTLRSAKDFFFPQTENLVDFKMEGKSIEVVDVREESEDFVIFGVRACDARSFTILDKVFLAEPVDSFYKNRRDHGTVVTMACTRPAETCFCGTFGIDAAAPEGDAACYSDGESLFIEAHNEKGQKFIDSISSLLEEGDTSKLEAARTKTREILKKLPLANLTTDNFGGDKLNEYFSSDKWGELSESCLGCGTCTFVCPTCQCYDIKDFNTGHGIKRFRCWDSCMYSDFTKMAHGNPRLTQLERFRQRFMHKLVYFPANNNGEFGCVGCGRCLSKCPISMNIVKVMKALEVK
- a CDS encoding CoB--CoM heterodisulfide reductase iron-sulfur subunit A family protein, producing the protein MKRIGVFVCHCGTNIAATVDVKAVAEALGHEPGVVISQDYQYMCSESGQNLVKNAIKEHNLTGVVVCSCSPRMHENTFRKAAASAGLNPYLVEIANIREQCSWIHKDIASATEKAIILGKAAVAKVHLNSPLTAGESPVVKRALVIGGGIAGIQTALDIAEAGFDVDIVEKNPTIGGKMAQIDKTFPTLDCAACILTPKMVEASQNEHITIHSFSEVADVKGFVGNFTVKIKKKARFVDETKCTGCGLCTEKCPMKKVPNEFNMGLDNRTAIYIPFAQAVPKVATIDPNHCMMLSKGKCGICSSVCSAGAIDYKQEDRFIEQKYGAIVVATGFNPINLDKYDEFAYNQCPDVVTSLELERLMNAAGPNGGTLLRPSDKTHPHKIVFVQCVGSRCDDSKGKPYCSKICCMYTAKHAMLIREKYPDTEVYVFYIDVRTPGKNFDEFYRRAVEQYNVHYIKGMVGKVTPRSDGKIDVQASDLLANEQLHIDADMVVLAAAIEPDKTARPLATMLTTQMDTNDFFTEAHPKLRPVESATAGIFLSGACQGPKDIPETVAQASAAAAKAIGLLVKNSITCNPCVAHSDELMCNGCSSCEKVCPYGAITYIDKEFKMPDRTIAVRRVASVNPAVCQGCGACTVACPSGAMDLSGFSNSQIMSEVDAICK
- a CDS encoding hydrogenase iron-sulfur subunit; translation: MQVNDNKDFQPLIVAFCCNWCSYAGADLSGTNRLNYPANVKIIRVPCSCRVNPMFILRAFQRGADGVILCGCHPGDCHYTSGNYFTRRRMTLLFSMLDFLGIERDRTRVEWVSAAEGAKFAATMNEFTEAVRKLGPNRRLEDLRCRKQ